One Apodemus sylvaticus chromosome 16, mApoSyl1.1, whole genome shotgun sequence genomic region harbors:
- the Clptm1l gene encoding lipid scramblase CLPTM1L isoform X2 codes for MWSGRSSFTSLVVGVFVVYVVHTCWVMYGIVYTRPCSGDANCIQPYLALRPKLQLSVYTTTRSSLGAENNVDLVLNVEDFDVESKFERTVNVSVPKKTRNNGTLYAYIFLHHAGILPWQDGKQVHVVSTLTTYMIPKPEEINLLTGETATQVKQIEAEKKPSNALDEPVSHWRPRLTLNVMVDDFVFDGSSLPADVHRYMKMIQLGKTVHYLPILFIDQLSNRVKDLMVINRSTTELPLTVSYDKISLGRLRFWIHMQDAVYSLQQFGFSEKDADELKGIFVDTNLYLLALTFFVAAFHLLFDFLAFKSDISFWKKKKSMIGMSTKAVLWRCFSTVVIFLFLLDEQTSLLVLIPAGVGAAIELWKVKKALKMTLAWRGLRPVFQFGTHSESERKTEKYDAQAMKYLSYLLYPLCVGGAVYSLLNIKYKSWYSWLINSFVNGVYAFGFLFMLPQLFVNYKMKSVAHLPWKAFTYKAFNTFIDDVFAFIITMPTSHRLACFRDDVVFLVYLYQRWLYPVDKSRVNEFGESYEEQPKRKPHPD; via the exons ATGTGGAGCGGCCGCAGCTCTTTTACCAGCTTGGTGGTGGGCGTGTTCGTGGTGTACGTGGTGCATACCTGCTGGGTCATGTACGGTATCGTCTATACCCGTCCGTGCTCGGGTGACGCCAACTGCATCCAGCCCTATTTGGCCCTGCGGCCCAAGCTTCAG CTGAGTGTTTACACCACAACACGGTCCAGCCTTGGTGCAGAGAACAATGTGGACCTGGTCTTGAACGTGGAAGACTTTGATGTGGAGTCCAAATTTGAAAG GACAGTTAATGTTTCTGtaccaaagaaaacaagaaacaatgGGACACTGTACGCATATATTTTCCTACATCATGCTGGGATTCTGCCCTGGCAAGATGGGAAACAGGTACACGTGGTCAGTACACTGACTACCTACATGATTCCCAAACCAGAAGAAATTAACTTGCTCACTGGGGAGACTGCTACACAGgtaaag CAGATAGAAGCAGAGAAGAAGCCATCGAATGCCCTAGATGAACCTGTCTCTCACTGGCGACCGAGGCTGACCCTGAATGTGATGGTGGATGACTTTGTCTTTGATGGTTCCTCCCTGCCTGCAGATGTGCATCGGTACATGAAGAT GATTCAGCTTGGGAAGACAGTGCACTACCTCCCCATCCTGTTCATTGACCAGCTGAGCAACCGGGTGAAAGACCTGATG GTGATAAACcgatctaccactgagctgccaCTCACTGTGTCCTACGACAAGATCTCATTGGGGCGGCTGCGCTTCTGGATCCACATGCAGGATGCCGTGTACTCCCTGCAGCAGTTCG GGTTTTCAGAAAAAGATGCAGATGAATTGAAGGGAATTTTCGTAGACACCAACTTATATCTCTTAGCATTGACCTTCTTTGTTGCAGCCTTTCAC CTTCTTTTTGATTTCCTGGCATTTAAAAGTGACATCAgtttctggaagaaaaagaagagcatGATTGGAATGTCTACCAAAGCAG TGCTCTGGCGTTGCTTCAGCACTGTGgtcatctttctcttcctgctggatGAACAGACAAGCCTGCTGGTGCTGATCCCTGCAGGTGTTGGGGCTGCCATTGAG CTTTGGAAAGTGAAGAAGGCATTGAAAATGACACTGGCATGGAGGGGGTTGAGACCTGTGTTTCAG TTTGGCACCCATAGTGAATCTGAGAGGAAGACTGAGAAGTATGATGCTCAG GCCATGAAGTACTTGTCTTATCTGCTCTACCCTCTCTGTGTCGGGGGCGCTGTTTACTCACTCCTGAATATCAAGTATAAGAG TTGGTACTCCTGGCTCATCAACAGCTTTGTGAATG GTGTCTATGCCTTTGGCTTCCTCTTCATGTTGCCCCAGCTTTTTGTCAATTACAAG ATGAAGTCAGTGGCACACCTGCCTTGGAAGGCCTTTACCTACAAG GCTTTTAACACCTTCATTGATGATGTCTTTGCCTTCATCATCACCATGCCCACATCCCACCGGCTGGCCTGTTTCAGAGACGATGTGGTCTTCCTGGTCTACCTTTACCAGCGGTG
- the Clptm1l gene encoding lipid scramblase CLPTM1L isoform X4, producing the protein MWSGRSSFTSLVVGVFVVYVVHTCWVMYGIVYTRPCSGDANCIQPYLALRPKLQLSVYTTTRSSLGAENNVDLVLNVEDFDVESKFERTVNVSVPKKTRNNGTLYAYIFLHHAGILPWQDGKQVHVVSTLTTYMIPKPEEINLLTGETATQQIEAEKKPSNALDEPVSHWRPRLTLNVMVDDFVFDGSSLPADVHRYMKMIQLGKTVHYLPILFIDQLSNRVKDLMVINRSTTELPLTVSYDKISLGRLRFWIHMQDAVYSLQQFGFSEKDADELKGIFVDTNLYLLALTFFVAAFHLLFDFLAFKSDISFWKKKKSMIGMSTKAVLWRCFSTVVIFLFLLDEQTSLLVLIPAGVGAAIELWKVKKALKMTLAWRGLRPVFQFGTHSESERKTEKYDAQAMKYLSYLLYPLCVGGAVYSLLNIKYKSWYSWLINSFVNGVYAFGFLFMLPQLFVNYKMKSVAHLPWKAFTYKAFNTFIDDVFAFIITMPTSHRLACFRDDVVFLVYLYQRWLYPVDKSRVNEFGESYEEQPKRKPHPD; encoded by the exons ATGTGGAGCGGCCGCAGCTCTTTTACCAGCTTGGTGGTGGGCGTGTTCGTGGTGTACGTGGTGCATACCTGCTGGGTCATGTACGGTATCGTCTATACCCGTCCGTGCTCGGGTGACGCCAACTGCATCCAGCCCTATTTGGCCCTGCGGCCCAAGCTTCAG CTGAGTGTTTACACCACAACACGGTCCAGCCTTGGTGCAGAGAACAATGTGGACCTGGTCTTGAACGTGGAAGACTTTGATGTGGAGTCCAAATTTGAAAG GACAGTTAATGTTTCTGtaccaaagaaaacaagaaacaatgGGACACTGTACGCATATATTTTCCTACATCATGCTGGGATTCTGCCCTGGCAAGATGGGAAACAGGTACACGTGGTCAGTACACTGACTACCTACATGATTCCCAAACCAGAAGAAATTAACTTGCTCACTGGGGAGACTGCTACACAG CAGATAGAAGCAGAGAAGAAGCCATCGAATGCCCTAGATGAACCTGTCTCTCACTGGCGACCGAGGCTGACCCTGAATGTGATGGTGGATGACTTTGTCTTTGATGGTTCCTCCCTGCCTGCAGATGTGCATCGGTACATGAAGAT GATTCAGCTTGGGAAGACAGTGCACTACCTCCCCATCCTGTTCATTGACCAGCTGAGCAACCGGGTGAAAGACCTGATG GTGATAAACcgatctaccactgagctgccaCTCACTGTGTCCTACGACAAGATCTCATTGGGGCGGCTGCGCTTCTGGATCCACATGCAGGATGCCGTGTACTCCCTGCAGCAGTTCG GGTTTTCAGAAAAAGATGCAGATGAATTGAAGGGAATTTTCGTAGACACCAACTTATATCTCTTAGCATTGACCTTCTTTGTTGCAGCCTTTCAC CTTCTTTTTGATTTCCTGGCATTTAAAAGTGACATCAgtttctggaagaaaaagaagagcatGATTGGAATGTCTACCAAAGCAG TGCTCTGGCGTTGCTTCAGCACTGTGgtcatctttctcttcctgctggatGAACAGACAAGCCTGCTGGTGCTGATCCCTGCAGGTGTTGGGGCTGCCATTGAG CTTTGGAAAGTGAAGAAGGCATTGAAAATGACACTGGCATGGAGGGGGTTGAGACCTGTGTTTCAG TTTGGCACCCATAGTGAATCTGAGAGGAAGACTGAGAAGTATGATGCTCAG GCCATGAAGTACTTGTCTTATCTGCTCTACCCTCTCTGTGTCGGGGGCGCTGTTTACTCACTCCTGAATATCAAGTATAAGAG TTGGTACTCCTGGCTCATCAACAGCTTTGTGAATG GTGTCTATGCCTTTGGCTTCCTCTTCATGTTGCCCCAGCTTTTTGTCAATTACAAG ATGAAGTCAGTGGCACACCTGCCTTGGAAGGCCTTTACCTACAAG GCTTTTAACACCTTCATTGATGATGTCTTTGCCTTCATCATCACCATGCCCACATCCCACCGGCTGGCCTGTTTCAGAGACGATGTGGTCTTCCTGGTCTACCTTTACCAGCGGTG
- the Clptm1l gene encoding lipid scramblase CLPTM1L isoform X1 — MWSGRSSFTSLVVGVFVVYVVHTCWVMYGIVYTRPCSGDANCIQPYLALRPKLQLSVYTTTRSSLGAENNVDLVLNVEDFDVESKFERTVNVSVPKKTRNNGTLYAYIFLHHAGILPWQDGKQVHVVSTLTTYMIPKPEEINLLTGETATQVKQQIEAEKKPSNALDEPVSHWRPRLTLNVMVDDFVFDGSSLPADVHRYMKMIQLGKTVHYLPILFIDQLSNRVKDLMVINRSTTELPLTVSYDKISLGRLRFWIHMQDAVYSLQQFGFSEKDADELKGIFVDTNLYLLALTFFVAAFHLLFDFLAFKSDISFWKKKKSMIGMSTKAVLWRCFSTVVIFLFLLDEQTSLLVLIPAGVGAAIELWKVKKALKMTLAWRGLRPVFQFGTHSESERKTEKYDAQAMKYLSYLLYPLCVGGAVYSLLNIKYKSWYSWLINSFVNGVYAFGFLFMLPQLFVNYKMKSVAHLPWKAFTYKAFNTFIDDVFAFIITMPTSHRLACFRDDVVFLVYLYQRWLYPVDKSRVNEFGESYEEQPKRKPHPD; from the exons ATGTGGAGCGGCCGCAGCTCTTTTACCAGCTTGGTGGTGGGCGTGTTCGTGGTGTACGTGGTGCATACCTGCTGGGTCATGTACGGTATCGTCTATACCCGTCCGTGCTCGGGTGACGCCAACTGCATCCAGCCCTATTTGGCCCTGCGGCCCAAGCTTCAG CTGAGTGTTTACACCACAACACGGTCCAGCCTTGGTGCAGAGAACAATGTGGACCTGGTCTTGAACGTGGAAGACTTTGATGTGGAGTCCAAATTTGAAAG GACAGTTAATGTTTCTGtaccaaagaaaacaagaaacaatgGGACACTGTACGCATATATTTTCCTACATCATGCTGGGATTCTGCCCTGGCAAGATGGGAAACAGGTACACGTGGTCAGTACACTGACTACCTACATGATTCCCAAACCAGAAGAAATTAACTTGCTCACTGGGGAGACTGCTACACAGgtaaag CAGCAGATAGAAGCAGAGAAGAAGCCATCGAATGCCCTAGATGAACCTGTCTCTCACTGGCGACCGAGGCTGACCCTGAATGTGATGGTGGATGACTTTGTCTTTGATGGTTCCTCCCTGCCTGCAGATGTGCATCGGTACATGAAGAT GATTCAGCTTGGGAAGACAGTGCACTACCTCCCCATCCTGTTCATTGACCAGCTGAGCAACCGGGTGAAAGACCTGATG GTGATAAACcgatctaccactgagctgccaCTCACTGTGTCCTACGACAAGATCTCATTGGGGCGGCTGCGCTTCTGGATCCACATGCAGGATGCCGTGTACTCCCTGCAGCAGTTCG GGTTTTCAGAAAAAGATGCAGATGAATTGAAGGGAATTTTCGTAGACACCAACTTATATCTCTTAGCATTGACCTTCTTTGTTGCAGCCTTTCAC CTTCTTTTTGATTTCCTGGCATTTAAAAGTGACATCAgtttctggaagaaaaagaagagcatGATTGGAATGTCTACCAAAGCAG TGCTCTGGCGTTGCTTCAGCACTGTGgtcatctttctcttcctgctggatGAACAGACAAGCCTGCTGGTGCTGATCCCTGCAGGTGTTGGGGCTGCCATTGAG CTTTGGAAAGTGAAGAAGGCATTGAAAATGACACTGGCATGGAGGGGGTTGAGACCTGTGTTTCAG TTTGGCACCCATAGTGAATCTGAGAGGAAGACTGAGAAGTATGATGCTCAG GCCATGAAGTACTTGTCTTATCTGCTCTACCCTCTCTGTGTCGGGGGCGCTGTTTACTCACTCCTGAATATCAAGTATAAGAG TTGGTACTCCTGGCTCATCAACAGCTTTGTGAATG GTGTCTATGCCTTTGGCTTCCTCTTCATGTTGCCCCAGCTTTTTGTCAATTACAAG ATGAAGTCAGTGGCACACCTGCCTTGGAAGGCCTTTACCTACAAG GCTTTTAACACCTTCATTGATGATGTCTTTGCCTTCATCATCACCATGCCCACATCCCACCGGCTGGCCTGTTTCAGAGACGATGTGGTCTTCCTGGTCTACCTTTACCAGCGGTG
- the Clptm1l gene encoding lipid scramblase CLPTM1L isoform X3 yields the protein MWSGRSSFTSLVVGVFVVYVVHTCWVMYGIVYTRPCSGDANCIQPYLALRPKLQLSVYTTTRSSLGAENNVDLVLNVEDFDVESKFERTVNVSVPKKTRNNGTLYAYIFLHHAGILPWQDGKQVHVVSTLTTYMIPKPEEINLLTGETATQQQIEAEKKPSNALDEPVSHWRPRLTLNVMVDDFVFDGSSLPADVHRYMKMIQLGKTVHYLPILFIDQLSNRVKDLMVINRSTTELPLTVSYDKISLGRLRFWIHMQDAVYSLQQFGFSEKDADELKGIFVDTNLYLLALTFFVAAFHLLFDFLAFKSDISFWKKKKSMIGMSTKAVLWRCFSTVVIFLFLLDEQTSLLVLIPAGVGAAIELWKVKKALKMTLAWRGLRPVFQFGTHSESERKTEKYDAQAMKYLSYLLYPLCVGGAVYSLLNIKYKSWYSWLINSFVNGVYAFGFLFMLPQLFVNYKMKSVAHLPWKAFTYKAFNTFIDDVFAFIITMPTSHRLACFRDDVVFLVYLYQRWLYPVDKSRVNEFGESYEEQPKRKPHPD from the exons ATGTGGAGCGGCCGCAGCTCTTTTACCAGCTTGGTGGTGGGCGTGTTCGTGGTGTACGTGGTGCATACCTGCTGGGTCATGTACGGTATCGTCTATACCCGTCCGTGCTCGGGTGACGCCAACTGCATCCAGCCCTATTTGGCCCTGCGGCCCAAGCTTCAG CTGAGTGTTTACACCACAACACGGTCCAGCCTTGGTGCAGAGAACAATGTGGACCTGGTCTTGAACGTGGAAGACTTTGATGTGGAGTCCAAATTTGAAAG GACAGTTAATGTTTCTGtaccaaagaaaacaagaaacaatgGGACACTGTACGCATATATTTTCCTACATCATGCTGGGATTCTGCCCTGGCAAGATGGGAAACAGGTACACGTGGTCAGTACACTGACTACCTACATGATTCCCAAACCAGAAGAAATTAACTTGCTCACTGGGGAGACTGCTACACAG CAGCAGATAGAAGCAGAGAAGAAGCCATCGAATGCCCTAGATGAACCTGTCTCTCACTGGCGACCGAGGCTGACCCTGAATGTGATGGTGGATGACTTTGTCTTTGATGGTTCCTCCCTGCCTGCAGATGTGCATCGGTACATGAAGAT GATTCAGCTTGGGAAGACAGTGCACTACCTCCCCATCCTGTTCATTGACCAGCTGAGCAACCGGGTGAAAGACCTGATG GTGATAAACcgatctaccactgagctgccaCTCACTGTGTCCTACGACAAGATCTCATTGGGGCGGCTGCGCTTCTGGATCCACATGCAGGATGCCGTGTACTCCCTGCAGCAGTTCG GGTTTTCAGAAAAAGATGCAGATGAATTGAAGGGAATTTTCGTAGACACCAACTTATATCTCTTAGCATTGACCTTCTTTGTTGCAGCCTTTCAC CTTCTTTTTGATTTCCTGGCATTTAAAAGTGACATCAgtttctggaagaaaaagaagagcatGATTGGAATGTCTACCAAAGCAG TGCTCTGGCGTTGCTTCAGCACTGTGgtcatctttctcttcctgctggatGAACAGACAAGCCTGCTGGTGCTGATCCCTGCAGGTGTTGGGGCTGCCATTGAG CTTTGGAAAGTGAAGAAGGCATTGAAAATGACACTGGCATGGAGGGGGTTGAGACCTGTGTTTCAG TTTGGCACCCATAGTGAATCTGAGAGGAAGACTGAGAAGTATGATGCTCAG GCCATGAAGTACTTGTCTTATCTGCTCTACCCTCTCTGTGTCGGGGGCGCTGTTTACTCACTCCTGAATATCAAGTATAAGAG TTGGTACTCCTGGCTCATCAACAGCTTTGTGAATG GTGTCTATGCCTTTGGCTTCCTCTTCATGTTGCCCCAGCTTTTTGTCAATTACAAG ATGAAGTCAGTGGCACACCTGCCTTGGAAGGCCTTTACCTACAAG GCTTTTAACACCTTCATTGATGATGTCTTTGCCTTCATCATCACCATGCCCACATCCCACCGGCTGGCCTGTTTCAGAGACGATGTGGTCTTCCTGGTCTACCTTTACCAGCGGTG